The Couchioplanes caeruleus sequence GGTGCTGGCCGCAGTGTTGGCCACTACGGCGGGGGTGGGAATCGTTCCCGCTCAGGCCGGTACGACGCAGGACGCTGACGAAGGACTCGCTTGGTTCCATCACCAGGCCATCGACTGGAAGTCGTGTCAGCACGGCGTGGACGACGCCGACGGACGCGCTCTGGACGAGGCGGGAGTGCAATGCGGTGACGTCCGCGTACCACTGGACTACCACCGGCCGCGCGGGCGCACCATCACGGTCGCTGTGGCCCGCAGCAAGGCCACCGACCCGGCTCACTACGCCGGGCCGCTGCTGATCAACCTGGGCGGTCCCGCGAACCCGGTGCTCTCCCGCGTTCCGGAGGCCAGGCAGGGCTTGGGCGAAACCGGCGCCAGATTCGACATCATCGGCATGGACATCCGATTCTCCGGGCGCAGCACGCCGATCGACTGCGGCTGGCCGGCGAGCTGGTTGCCGCGCTCCGCCGGCGCGGACCGGGAAAGCTTCCGCCGGATGGTCACGATGTCGAACGACCTGGCCTCCCGATGTGTCCGCGCTCACGCCGACCTCCTGCCGTACGCGAGCGCGGAGAACGCCGCCCGCGACATGGACGTCATCCGGGCCGTGCTGGGTGCGCCGAAGTTGTCCTTCCTCGGCTACTCGCAGGGAAGCTATCTGGGCGCGCAGTACATCGCGCAGTTCCCGCAGAGGGCCGGGCGCATCGTCCTCGACAGCGCCATCGACCCGAATCGCCCCGGAGTAGCGATCCTGCGTGACCGCACGGCGACCGCACGTCATGAGGCGGCACTTCGGGAATGGGCCGGATGGGCCGCGGCGCACGACGCGAGTGTTCACCTCGGGACGACGACCGAACGGGTTCTCGAGACGGTGAACCGGGTGTATCTGGCCGCCGCCCGCACACCTCTGCGTGTGGGTGCCTACCTGGTCGACGACACCATCATCCCCGGTGTCATCGGCACACTCCTGGTCGGCGACAGCGAGGAGAACGCCCTCGAATTGGCGGCCACGGTGCGCGTGCTGGCGCGGGCGACCGACAATGGCAGCGCCGAACCGACGCCGGCTTTCGCGGCCACGCTGGAGGGACAGTTGACCGGGCGGGACTCCGCGCAGCGCAGCGCAGCGACCGCCATGTTGTGCGGTGACTCGCCGGCATCGCGCAACGTCCAGACATACTGGCGCGACGTCCAGGCGGCACGCGCCGAGGCACCCCTGTTCGGCCCATTGGCCAGCAACATCAACCCGTGTGCATTCTGGCCGAGGCTGCCGCGGGCGGGGGCGACCCGCATCAGGACGGGCGTTCCAGCCCTGATCGTGCAGGCCGCCGGCGACATCAACGCGACCCTGGAGATGGGCCAGGCCATGCATCGCGCCCTCACCGGTTCCCGAATGATCACTCTGGCCGGTGTCCGCGACCACGGCGTCTATCTGTTCCGAGGGTCCGCATGCGTCGATACGGCCGTGAACACCTACCTAGTTAGCGGCAACCTGCCTGCATCCGATTTGACCTGCTCCCCATAGCCTGCCGCGCCGAGACGTTCACCTCGATCGTGCGCATTGGAGGGAAAGGACTGTCATCGCAACGATCGTGGCGGTTCCGTCGGCCGAATTGCCGTTGGTGCTGGCTCGGGGCGACCAGCGCCCGGCCAGGAAGCAACCGGCTCTCGGCCTCGGAAGCGACCGGCTCCCGCCCGGAAGCGACCCAGCACCCGGCCAGGAAGCGACCGGCTCCCGCCCGGGACCGCCGGTGTGGCCGCAGCGCAGCGCGTCGACGGTGCCGTCTGCAACGCGGTTCAGGGAAATCCGGCGAAGGCGTTCGTTGCCGATTCTCCGACGAGGTGCGCTCATCGGCCGGCTTCGCCGCTTGGCTGGCACGGCTGGCCGGGCGATTACTTGCGCGGCCGGAACGCGGTTGAGGCCGCTGCAGACGGTCGCGGTGGTGGTGGGGCTTGCAGCGGTGGCGGTGGCCGACGGCGAGGCGAACTGCAGGAGGCAGCGCTTAACGCATGCGGTGAAGCCGTCGGCTACCGCGACCTCCCGGCGTTATTCGAGCCCCTTGAGCACGGCATGACGACAGTCGGGCAGGTGACCACAACCACCTGCCCGACACCGGGCGGCACGGTCGTCGCCTAGTTGGAGGGCTTCTTCTGCTTCGTCGGCTTGGCACCGACTTTGGGTGCTGCGGATGTCGGGGCTCGGCCGCTCGTGTTCTCGGCGGGAACGATCCGCATTCCGGTGGTGTTCGCGGTGTCCGTTGGTGGGTACCTGCGCAGGATCCACGCCTGTTGCCCGTAGGCGAACAGGGTCTGCGTTGTCCAGTAGAGGACCACGCCGATGGGGAACAGCGCGCCGGAGACGAGCAGTGACAAGGGGATGCCGAACAGCATCAGTCGCTGCACCGTTCTCGCCTGCGGGTCCGGAGCCCATCCGGTCTTGAGGATCATCTGTCGGCTGGTGAGGAAGGTTGTGGCCACCATCACCGCGATCAGGACCGCCGCCACGATCTTGACTGTGCCTCCGGTCGAGCTGAAGCTCGCGGCGATCGGCGCGCCGAAAAGCTGTGCGTTCGCCGCGCTGTCGAACTGTGCCGAAGTCCAGCCGTACAGGGTGCGGGAGGCGTCGCTGGTGACGGTCGGCCTGAGGTGACGCAACACGTGGAGCAACCCGAACAGGACCGGGGCCTGCAGCAGCATCGGCAGGATGCTCATCAGGGGGTTGACCTGCTCCGCTCGGTAGAGCTTTCGGAGTTCCTTGTGCAGGGTCTGCCGGTCACCTGTGTACCTGCCCTGCAATGCCTTGACCTTGGGTTGCAGCAGCTGCACCGCTCGTTGTGACCTGACCTGCTTGATCACGATCGGGATCAGTG is a genomic window containing:
- a CDS encoding alpha/beta fold hydrolase — encoded protein: MKRPRLGAVLAAVLATTAGVGIVPAQAGTTQDADEGLAWFHHQAIDWKSCQHGVDDADGRALDEAGVQCGDVRVPLDYHRPRGRTITVAVARSKATDPAHYAGPLLINLGGPANPVLSRVPEARQGLGETGARFDIIGMDIRFSGRSTPIDCGWPASWLPRSAGADRESFRRMVTMSNDLASRCVRAHADLLPYASAENAARDMDVIRAVLGAPKLSFLGYSQGSYLGAQYIAQFPQRAGRIVLDSAIDPNRPGVAILRDRTATARHEAALREWAGWAAAHDASVHLGTTTERVLETVNRVYLAAARTPLRVGAYLVDDTIIPGVIGTLLVGDSEENALELAATVRVLARATDNGSAEPTPAFAATLEGQLTGRDSAQRSAATAMLCGDSPASRNVQTYWRDVQAARAEAPLFGPLASNINPCAFWPRLPRAGATRIRTGVPALIVQAAGDINATLEMGQAMHRALTGSRMITLAGVRDHGVYLFRGSACVDTAVNTYLVSGNLPASDLTCSP
- the yidC gene encoding membrane protein insertase YidC, giving the protein MSALFSPLMAVVYSAISAVLLFWHAAWDTVLEGANGWHTNWSWVLGIVFLVLTVRTALIPIVIKQVRSQRAVQLLQPKVKALQGRYTGDRQTLHKELRKLYRAEQVNPLMSILPMLLQAPVLFGLLHVLRHLRPTVTSDASRTLYGWTSAQFDSAANAQLFGAPIAASFSSTGGTVKIVAAVLIAVMVATTFLTSRQMILKTGWAPDPQARTVQRLMLFGIPLSLLVSGALFPIGVVLYWTTQTLFAYGQQAWILRRYPPTDTANTTGMRIVPAENTSGRAPTSAAPKVGAKPTKQKKPSN